The DNA sequence CATCATCCGCAGTTTGCACCCTGCTTTCGCCAAAGCCTTCAGCCCTGCCTGTATTTCAGGCTCCTCCCACAGGAAGAGGCGGGAACAGTGAATGTTGAGGCGCAGCGTTTTTCGGGCACGCAGGATCTCTCCTAATTTTGTGGCACATGCTGCACAGGGACTGGATGATGTATACCAGGTGACTGTGTATTGCAGCGATTTGTTATATTGAGGTAACACCTGCTGGAAGAAGGCCTCCTCAGCATGAGCACCTGAGTGCTCGTCCTCCAAGTACCCACGAAGGCCATCAGGTTCTGCTGCACCTCCCTGTATGTCCACTTGATAGCATAGGAAGGTCTTGTTTCGGCCTGAAGAGTACTCCACATTTTTGAACTGGAACTTGAAGAAGAACGGGTTAAGACGATCTCTGGAAAGGTACAGATAGGAATGGGAATCCACAAAGTCTTCACTTTACTACATGTGCCAATAATCTGTTATATGATATCTTTGTCAACTTGTTCTTATGGTGGAAAACATTTTCACTGCTTTTCATGCTGCCGATTTAAGATGTCCATTGTGATAGCAGTGATTTCTTCAAGTAGGACATCAACATCCCATGTTCTTACTGAAACAATATGTATTTGAACCAGTCACAGCCGTCTAAAGTCATCAATGTGCCTCCTATTTCTTCCACTCCTGGGATGCTTGAAAAATCTCTGTAGATGAATCGGTCAGTTTCCAAACAGGAAAGCTATTGCATTGCTCTGCATTTCAGTTCATGCAGATTAGACAAAATCATTGATTCATTTAAACTATGGAAGCTTCATCAATTTTatcattcatttaaatgaagacTCCTAGTACTTTGTATTCATACCTATCTACATTAGCAAGCTATGCATACTGGCTACTAAGAATGCTTGTGTGGGGTTAAAGGGTTGACTGTCACCATATATGGACAACGTTTCAATATTTTTCACAAATAAAACCAATTTTGCTGAATTTTAAGAATGGAAATACAGAGCCATGCAATAGCTTTGCGAGGGAATGTTCTGGAGGGAATTTTCAAGTAGGTTTGGGTGGAAGAAGACGTGCACACTGATGACAAAGGGATGTTAATCCAGGACCCTGTCCTACTTGAGGGAATCACGTTCACCTTCAGATAACAACATTTGTCAGCGGTCTTCACAGGTATCTTATTTTGAACAACACTGAAGATATCCTCAGCAAAATTGCCAGAAGTCATTTGCATAAATGAAGCTAGGGAGATATAATGCAACCTGACAGGCAAAATATGTAACATTCTAGCTAACACTGGCAAATGGTCTCATAGTTACTGCAGTATAACAGTTTAATATGCCTACTATAGTTACATTGGCAGTGGGCAAATGCTCATGTTGAAGTCAGTGTTAATATTAGCTCTAACCTTATTAACAACACTGATGAACTTGTGAGTATGATGTGCAAAACTTGAAATAAAGCAACATTGGCTGAAGTGTCATAAGTCAAGCCTACAAGTTGTGATAGAAGCAGTTATTTCAATAcatcatatattatattaatcacGTCACATCATACCATATTACCATATTTATCAGTCAACTCCTGTAATAGAACCCACTTTATCTATTATTGGCTTTTACATCGTGATAAGCCAAGTATCATGCAGCATTCTTTGTAACGTCATATTATCTCCCATTCGGTCTTAACCCAGACAGAACCTTGTAATACTAAGGTGACTTGTATGCTACTATAAATATCCACAGttctatatttttctgtaatatagCAATGACAAACCCTTGAGATTAGTAAATCAATGATTAAAGTATAGCAAAAGTGACTGGAGTAATTATGTGAGTTATTACGTGAGTTTCTCTTACCCTACGATGATCTCAAATGGAGGTAGCTCTATAGGCTCCAGTTGAAATTCTCCATCCTCAGCACCTCCTTCAGCCCCCTGGGCTGTCTCCCCATTTCCCTTTGGCTTCTCGTCCTCTGACTCTGGCTTCTTTTTCgccttctctttttccttctgtttgTCGGTCTCTGCATTCTTTTCCgattttctctccatctctttttcAGCCTTACTCTCCAcactcttctctttcctttttactGTGCTTACCCTGCTGGTGGCCTTTCTGTCTGCCATGACTGAAATCAGGACCTAGCTGAGGTTGGAGAATATAGCAGTGTAATTTGTGTGTCAGTAAGCCAGAGATAGAGCTAGTGACTAAAGTCTGGGCGTGAGTGTGTAGAGGTGATTTCAGTCTACAGAGAGTATGGAGCAAGTGAATGTCACCAGGAACTAGAGGGGCAGCTGCTCTCTCCTGTTCACATGCTATAAAAAGAAACTAGGATAATACAGGGGGGCAGGTCTGCATACATTCTGTTATTTTGAACCCTCCAGGTCAATGGGACCAGTACCAGTGACATTATTTCTGTGAACAGGTGTCATTTCCAGCcctttgtttcttttctcaACTGAAATTCA is a window from the Pangasianodon hypophthalmus isolate fPanHyp1 chromosome 16, fPanHyp1.pri, whole genome shotgun sequence genome containing:
- the apobec2b gene encoding C->U-editing enzyme APOBEC-2b, which translates into the protein MADRKATSRVSTVKRKEKSVESKAEKEMERKSEKNAETDKQKEKEKAKKKPESEDEKPKGNGETAQGAEGGAEDGEFQLEPIELPPFEIIVGDRLNPFFFKFQFKNVEYSSGRNKTFLCYQVDIQGGAAEPDGLRGYLEDEHSGAHAEEAFFQQVLPQYNKSLQYTVTWYTSSSPCAACATKLGEILRARKTLRLNIHCSRLFLWEEPEIQAGLKALAKAGCKLRMMRPVDFTYVWSTFVENEEDSFTPWEDCQDNYEYYDEKLTSILQ